One region of Bacteroidota bacterium genomic DNA includes:
- a CDS encoding IPT/TIG domain-containing protein, giving the protein MFKNWSNLLSLKIFCFIQIFSLVISFSSIAADQCMLLPITVQKRTQEASLIVEAEVLSSQSFWTKNHDMIYTIHHLKIYKLFKGNPSLTEFDILTEGGTVGLDKVEITSSLSLFPGQQGVFFCNVSKLDKKLKPTGGNTLYDAYGSEQGFIEYNVVENLASTPFYHYTSITGQLYSELTGYTGAQFVQIAPNTLLNQSIQKLQAPKSGGNSTLAIPTITSFTPTSITAGTRSLLTINGTNFGATRGTGFVEFKNANDGGTTYVKAKDIDYRTWTSTQITVWVPSSSLTNGPSAGTGTIRVTNSDPNSVTSAATLTVTYSHINVEYNNTGFYTEHINDNTTGGYTFQFESARFASNAPAVAAFTRAMNTWTCNTNMNWIIGANTAVDTVLADGINIVRFDIGPSLPAGVLGRATSRLSGCVGGVDTVWTVTEIDVIYDDGAAGLAWQFGPSNATISQVDFESVTVHELGHAHQLQHIILSGAVMHYSIANGQTTRTLSAANDIAGGNYVLTKSVAAHGACKLIANALTTLSLASSISIGATGTNVCSNASVTFTATSVVPAGTPTYQWKKNGVNVGTNSTTYTNASWVNGDVVTCVMTVSGGCNEVKTSNAITMTVSSPVAASVTISASPSVTICSGTSVTFTAVPTNGGTPTYQWKKNGVNVGTNSTTYTDAALANGNTITCVMTSSLGCVTGSPATSNTLTMTVNASVAAGVSISASPSGTICAGTSVTFTAVPTNGGASPSYQWKKNGVNVGTNSTTYTDAGLVSGNTISCVMTSNATCVTGSPATSNTITMTVNANVTASVVISASPSTSICSGTNVTFTAVPTNGGTTPSYQWKKNGVNVGTNSTTYSDAGLANGNTITCVMTSNATCVTGSPATSNTITMTVTPSVTASVSISASPSSTICAGTSVTFTAVPTNGGTTPSYQWKKNGVNVGTNSTTYTDAGLVNGNTITCILTSNATCVNGSPATSNTVTMTVNANVAASVAISASPSGTICAGTSVTFTAVPTNGGTTPSYQWKKNGVNVGTNSTTYTDAALATGNTISCVMTSNATCATGNPATSNTITMTVNASVAASVSISASPSTTICSGTSVTFTATPANGGPTPSYQWKKNGVNVGTNSTTYTDAALANGNTITCDMTSNANCVTGSPATSNTITMTVNANVTASVTISASPSITICAGTSVTFTATPTNGGLSPSYQWKKNGANVGTNSPTYTDGALTNGNTINCLMTSNATCVTGSPATSNTITMTVNGNVAASVAISASPSSTICAGTSVTFTAVPTNGGTTPSYQWKKNGTNVGTNSSTYSDAALANGNVITCVMTSNATCATGNPATSNAITMTVNPNLPASVSISASPSLTICSGTNVTFTAAPTNGGTTPVYQWKKNGSNVGTNSASYADATLTNGNTITCVMTSNATCATGNPATSNTLTMVVNPAPTVTSFSPSNGSAGTSVVITGTNFSAATTVLFNATSASFVINSATQITATVPAGAASGTIKVSNTCGTGTSASSFLVNVTFTLTVFIEGYYNAGSMPAVVNPIGAPTVCDTVTVVLANFANPTIIDATVKGVIGTNGTGTFIFPSTMANVPHWVGVRQRNTLETWSSNIVNFPGTSVSYNFTTAISQALGSNQVSNGDGTFSIRSGDTNQNGSIESTDFTNIQSDSQIFLTGYVATDLTGDRLVESADYSLIENNSFLLLFAITP; this is encoded by the coding sequence ATGTTCAAAAATTGGTCAAATTTGCTTAGTCTGAAAATTTTCTGTTTCATTCAGATCTTCAGCCTGGTTATTTCTTTTTCATCCATTGCAGCAGATCAATGTATGCTACTCCCGATCACTGTTCAAAAAAGAACTCAGGAAGCGTCCCTGATAGTTGAAGCGGAAGTGTTGAGTTCTCAATCCTTTTGGACAAAGAACCACGATATGATTTATACGATTCATCATTTGAAAATCTATAAATTATTCAAAGGAAATCCCTCATTAACGGAATTTGATATCCTTACTGAAGGAGGAACTGTTGGCCTTGATAAAGTTGAAATCACCTCGAGCCTGTCTTTATTTCCTGGTCAACAGGGAGTATTTTTCTGTAATGTTTCAAAGCTGGATAAAAAATTAAAACCAACCGGAGGAAACACGCTTTACGATGCTTATGGAAGTGAACAAGGCTTTATCGAGTACAATGTTGTGGAAAACCTTGCCTCCACTCCTTTTTATCACTACACTTCCATCACAGGACAATTGTATAGTGAATTGACAGGATATACCGGTGCTCAGTTTGTTCAAATTGCACCGAATACACTGCTTAATCAAAGCATCCAAAAATTGCAGGCACCGAAAAGTGGAGGCAATTCCACACTTGCGATTCCTACGATTACTTCTTTCACTCCAACTTCAATTACTGCAGGAACAAGATCCTTGTTAACCATTAACGGCACAAATTTCGGTGCAACACGAGGAACAGGATTTGTTGAATTTAAAAACGCGAATGATGGTGGTACAACCTATGTCAAAGCAAAAGATATTGATTACAGAACCTGGACAAGTACACAAATTACCGTTTGGGTTCCGAGTAGTTCACTCACTAATGGGCCTTCTGCCGGAACAGGCACAATTAGGGTGACAAACAGTGATCCAAACAGTGTGACCAGTGCCGCTACACTTACTGTAACCTATTCGCATATCAATGTTGAATACAACAACACAGGATTTTATACGGAACATATCAATGACAATACTACCGGTGGTTATACTTTTCAATTTGAGTCGGCAAGATTTGCCTCGAATGCTCCGGCAGTAGCAGCATTCACCAGAGCGATGAATACATGGACCTGCAACACAAACATGAATTGGATCATTGGCGCTAATACCGCAGTGGATACCGTTTTAGCGGATGGAATCAATATTGTTCGATTTGATATTGGTCCTTCCCTACCAGCCGGTGTTCTTGGTCGCGCAACAAGTCGTTTGAGTGGTTGTGTTGGCGGAGTTGATACAGTGTGGACTGTTACGGAAATAGATGTTATTTATGATGATGGAGCTGCGGGACTGGCATGGCAATTTGGCCCATCTAATGCGACGATCAGTCAGGTAGATTTTGAATCCGTGACAGTACATGAATTGGGACATGCTCATCAGTTGCAACACATTATTCTTTCAGGTGCAGTGATGCATTATTCCATTGCGAATGGACAAACTACTCGTACACTCAGTGCTGCCAATGATATTGCCGGAGGAAACTATGTCCTCACAAAAAGTGTCGCTGCTCACGGAGCATGTAAACTGATTGCAAATGCACTGACCACTTTAAGCCTTGCTTCAAGTATAAGTATTGGTGCCACAGGTACTAATGTCTGCTCTAATGCCAGTGTCACATTTACCGCTACATCCGTTGTTCCTGCCGGAACTCCGACATATCAATGGAAAAAAAATGGTGTAAATGTGGGCACCAACAGTACAACTTATACCAATGCATCCTGGGTCAATGGTGACGTCGTCACCTGTGTTATGACCGTGAGTGGTGGTTGTAACGAGGTTAAGACCTCCAATGCCATCACAATGACCGTGAGTAGTCCTGTGGCTGCCAGTGTAACTATTAGTGCAAGTCCTTCCGTGACAATTTGCTCCGGAACTTCGGTAACATTCACTGCTGTTCCAACAAATGGTGGCACCCCTACATATCAATGGAAAAAGAATGGTGTGAATGTAGGTACTAACAGTACCACGTATACGGATGCTGCTCTTGCAAATGGAAATACTATTACATGTGTAATGACCAGCAGCCTGGGTTGTGTCACGGGAAGCCCTGCGACTTCAAATACCCTTACAATGACTGTCAATGCAAGCGTTGCCGCTGGTGTCTCGATAAGTGCAAGCCCTTCCGGTACCATCTGTGCAGGAACGAGCGTAACGTTTACAGCAGTACCGACCAATGGTGGTGCAAGTCCCTCCTATCAATGGAAAAAGAATGGAGTGAATGTGGGTACCAACAGTACGACATACACAGATGCAGGATTAGTAAGTGGAAATACAATTTCCTGTGTGATGACAAGCAATGCGACTTGTGTGACCGGAAGTCCTGCTACCTCCAATACAATAACCATGACGGTCAATGCAAATGTCACAGCCAGCGTCGTGATTTCCGCGAGCCCGTCTACTTCCATTTGCTCAGGAACGAATGTGACTTTCACCGCAGTTCCAACCAATGGCGGTACAACTCCCTCCTATCAATGGAAAAAAAATGGAGTAAATGTGGGGACAAATAGTACAACTTATTCGGATGCAGGTCTTGCCAATGGGAATACAATCACTTGTGTAATGACCAGCAATGCTACTTGCGTAACAGGTAGTCCTGCTACATCCAATACCATCACAATGACTGTGACTCCAAGTGTCACTGCCAGTGTTTCCATTTCCGCGAGTCCATCTTCCACCATTTGCGCAGGTACAAGTGTGACATTTACTGCTGTTCCGACGAACGGCGGTACAACTCCATCTTATCAGTGGAAAAAGAACGGTGTGAATGTCGGCACCAACAGTACAACATATACAGACGCAGGATTAGTGAATGGAAATACCATAACCTGTATCTTGACCAGCAATGCTACCTGCGTTAACGGTAGTCCGGCTACTTCCAATACTGTTACCATGACGGTAAATGCGAACGTTGCTGCCAGTGTCGCGATTTCTGCAAGTCCTTCGGGTACCATTTGCGCAGGTACAAGTGTAACTTTCACAGCTGTTCCAACAAATGGAGGGACAACTCCTTCTTATCAATGGAAAAAGAATGGAGTGAATGTGGGAACCAACAGTACGACTTACACCGATGCTGCATTGGCAACCGGCAATACAATTTCTTGTGTCATGACCAGCAATGCGACTTGCGCAACAGGAAATCCAGCTACTTCAAATACAATCACGATGACAGTGAATGCCAGTGTTGCTGCCAGTGTATCCATATCCGCGAGCCCTTCAACAACGATTTGTTCAGGGACCAGTGTGACCTTTACTGCAACGCCTGCGAATGGAGGTCCAACACCATCTTATCAATGGAAAAAGAATGGGGTTAATGTTGGTACCAACAGTACTACTTATACTGATGCTGCCTTGGCGAATGGAAATACCATTACCTGTGACATGACCAGCAATGCAAATTGCGTTACTGGAAGTCCGGCTACATCAAACACGATCACGATGACAGTTAATGCAAATGTTACTGCCAGTGTTACAATATCCGCGAGCCCTTCTATAACAATTTGTGCAGGAACAAGTGTGACCTTCACAGCTACACCGACGAATGGAGGTCTTTCACCTTCTTATCAGTGGAAAAAGAATGGGGCGAATGTTGGTACTAACAGCCCAACTTACACCGATGGAGCTTTGACAAATGGAAATACGATCAATTGTCTTATGACCAGCAATGCAACTTGTGTTACCGGAAGTCCGGCTACTTCGAATACTATTACCATGACGGTAAATGGAAACGTTGCTGCCAGTGTCGCGATTTCTGCAAGTCCTTCGAGTACCATTTGCGCAGGTACAAGTGTAACTTTCACAGCTGTTCCAACAAATGGAGGGACAACTCCTTCTTATCAATGGAAAAAGAATGGAACGAATGTTGGCACCAACAGTTCAACCTATAGCGATGCAGCCTTGGCAAACGGGAATGTAATTACTTGTGTCATGACCAGCAATGCAACCTGCGCAACTGGAAATCCCGCAACTTCAAATGCAATCACCATGACGGTGAATCCGAATCTGCCGGCGAGTGTTTCTATTTCCGCAAGTCCATCACTAACCATCTGTTCGGGTACAAACGTCACATTTACTGCTGCACCAACAAACGGAGGAACAACTCCGGTTTATCAATGGAAAAAGAATGGTTCTAATGTCGGTACCAACAGTGCATCGTATGCTGACGCAACTTTGACGAATGGCAATACGATAACCTGCGTCATGACCAGTAATGCAACATGTGCAACCGGTAATCCCGCTACTTCGAACACGTTGACTATGGTAGTTAATCCTGCTCCAACAGTAACAAGTTTCAGTCCTTCAAATGGAAGTGCAGGGACATCAGTAGTCATAACCGGTACAAATTTCAGCGCTGCCACAACAGTACTTTTTAATGCAACGAGTGCTTCTTTTGTGATCAATTCTGCAACACAAATAACGGCAACGGTTCCTGCAGGTGCGGCTTCCGGTACCATCAAAGTATCCAACACTTGCGGAACCGGAACAAGTGCTTCCTCCTTCCTGGTCAATGTTACCTTTACACTTACTGTATTTATTGAAGGTTATTATAATGCGGGTAGTATGCCGGCTGTTGTGAATCCGATTGGAGCTCCAACTGTTTGCGATACCGTGACAGTTGTGTTGGCGAATTTTGCGAATCCAACCATCATTGATGCGACAGTAAAAGGAGTTATAGGGACAAATGGAACAGGAACATTTATTTTTCCGTCTACTATGGCAAATGTACCTCATTGGGTTGGTGTTCGTCAACGGAATACACTTGAAACATGGAGTTCAAATATTGTAAACTTCCCTGGTACTTCTGTAAGTTACAATTTTACAACTGCTATTTCACAGGCATTGGGAAGTAACCAGGTTTCAAATGGTGATGGAACTTTCTCTATCCGAAGCGGCGATACAAATCAAAATGGAAGTATTGAATCAACAGATTTTACGAATATTCAAAGTGATTCCCAGATTTTTTTAACAGGATATGTCGCAACAGATCTTACCGGTGACAGATTGGTTGAATCAGCTGATTATAGTCTGATCGAAAACAATTCATTTTTGTTATTATTTGCCATCACTCCATAA
- a CDS encoding prolipoprotein diacylglyceryl transferase, protein MYAGLSDLINDFFGTHFTVSFPPTFGTLVAISFLLAAWTLKLELKRKESLGLISPSKQLIEVGKPASALDLFGNALFGFILGFKLVFIFMESPQFFNDPPGTLLSTKGNWFGGLAGAALFAYLKYREKDKSKLKEPKHQEITVSPYMLVPELTMAAAFGGLIGAKIFHIFEYWSDFVADPAGMFFSGSGLTMYGGLIVGAIATIWYGRSKGIPALVLCDAAAPGLMLAYGTGRIGCQLAGDGDWGIINMAPKPGWMSFLPDWFWSFKYPHNVISEGIQIPGCEGKHCFELMHGVYPTPLYESIACIFLFFVIWSMRKKLNVPGLVFSVYLLFNGIERFLIESIRVNSKYHVAGIDFTQAQLISLLLVVTGITGILLLRKKNKSKPAL, encoded by the coding sequence ATGTACGCAGGCCTTTCTGATTTGATTAATGACTTTTTCGGGACACATTTTACTGTTTCATTCCCCCCTACGTTTGGAACACTTGTGGCTATTTCCTTTTTGCTTGCAGCATGGACATTAAAACTGGAATTGAAGCGAAAAGAATCTCTGGGTTTGATTTCTCCTTCAAAGCAGCTGATCGAAGTTGGAAAACCTGCCAGTGCTTTGGATCTATTTGGCAATGCTCTTTTTGGATTTATACTTGGATTCAAACTGGTCTTCATCTTTATGGAGAGCCCTCAATTTTTCAACGACCCTCCCGGAACACTTCTCAGTACAAAAGGAAATTGGTTTGGTGGTCTCGCCGGTGCTGCATTATTCGCCTACCTCAAGTACAGAGAAAAAGATAAAAGCAAATTAAAAGAACCAAAACATCAGGAGATTACTGTTTCTCCTTATATGCTAGTGCCGGAACTGACGATGGCCGCGGCATTTGGAGGATTAATCGGTGCGAAAATATTTCACATCTTCGAATACTGGAGTGATTTCGTCGCTGATCCCGCAGGTATGTTTTTTAGTGGCAGCGGGCTGACAATGTATGGTGGTTTGATCGTTGGTGCGATCGCGACGATCTGGTATGGCAGAAGCAAAGGAATTCCTGCTTTGGTATTGTGTGATGCAGCAGCACCCGGACTCATGCTCGCCTATGGAACAGGACGAATCGGTTGTCAGCTTGCCGGTGATGGAGACTGGGGAATCATCAACATGGCACCCAAACCGGGTTGGATGAGTTTTCTTCCGGACTGGTTCTGGAGTTTCAAATATCCGCACAACGTAATCAGTGAAGGAATTCAGATTCCGGGTTGTGAAGGCAAACATTGTTTTGAACTCATGCACGGAGTCTACCCAACTCCACTCTACGAGAGTATTGCTTGTATCTTCCTTTTCTTTGTGATCTGGTCCATGCGCAAGAAACTAAATGTTCCCGGACTAGTTTTTTCAGTTTATCTTTTATTCAACGGAATCGAGAGATTCCTGATCGAAAGTATCCGTGTGAATTCCAAATATCATGTAGCTGGAATTGACTTCACACAGGCACAATTGATCTCTTTACTCCTCGTCGTAACCGGTATAACCGGAATTCTTTTGTTGAGGAAAAAGAATAAATCCAAGCCTGCATTATAA
- a CDS encoding inositol monophosphatase: protein MSQLQELCENVTQLTQEVGDFIRGERKNFKQSAVEKKGHNDLVSYVDKTAERMLVDGLSELLPGSGFITEEKTSSVKGEVYNWIIDPLDGTTNFIHGLPCFCISIGLLKGEKLVLGVVHELNLDECFYAWENGGAYMNGDSIHVSKETRLSEALIATGFPYHNYDRMGPYMEVFDYCMRNTHGLRRLGSAAADLAYVACGRFESFYEYGLNAWDVAGGIVLIQEAGGKVTDFSGGNSFLFGKEILSSNSAVHEEFLEVIKEKFAK, encoded by the coding sequence ATGAGCCAACTCCAGGAACTCTGCGAAAATGTTACACAGCTTACCCAGGAAGTCGGTGATTTTATTCGTGGAGAGAGAAAGAATTTCAAGCAGAGCGCCGTAGAGAAAAAAGGACACAACGACTTGGTTTCTTATGTCGACAAAACCGCTGAACGAATGCTGGTGGATGGTTTGTCAGAACTTTTACCGGGATCAGGATTTATCACGGAAGAGAAAACCAGCAGTGTTAAAGGAGAAGTTTACAACTGGATCATTGATCCGCTTGATGGCACGACAAATTTTATTCATGGTCTCCCCTGTTTTTGTATCAGCATCGGTTTGTTAAAAGGAGAAAAACTTGTACTCGGTGTAGTACATGAATTGAACCTTGACGAATGTTTTTATGCCTGGGAAAATGGCGGCGCCTATATGAATGGGGACAGCATTCATGTGTCAAAAGAAACCAGGTTGAGCGAAGCTCTCATCGCGACCGGATTTCCTTATCACAATTATGACCGTATGGGGCCATACATGGAAGTGTTTGACTATTGCATGCGGAATACTCACGGACTACGCCGACTGGGTTCAGCGGCAGCTGATCTGGCTTATGTCGCGTGTGGCCGCTTCGAATCTTTTTACGAATACGGACTCAATGCCTGGGATGTTGCCGGCGGTATTGTGTTGATTCAGGAAGCAGGTGGTAAGGTTACCGATTTTTCTGGAGGGAATTCCTTCCTTTTTGGCAAAGAAATTCTTTCCTCGAATTCAGCTGTTCACGAGGAGTTTTTGGAGGTGATTAAAGAGAAATTCGCGAAATAA
- a CDS encoding LysM peptidoglycan-binding domain-containing protein, whose translation MLRKKILLFIAGICLPIFSHAFSPVDSIGVETIKGAKFIRYQVGEGDGWYSIAKKYGISYSELRIANKDRDDKLLKGQVLLIPAKAKPTDPRFQKNFQDKANQTISSNTKNSRVIHKVEKSETLFSISKKYKVTVDQLKAWNQLKDNSIKLGQALTVGIKEPDQNVETAEQPEKKSPEPVKHETPDKTEIGTAPQVIEPKKVETVIVKTVAPEKPKMDPRKEDKKYAFSSGRKEVTEQGVASWIEDEEINPNKYYALHRSAPTGTIIKITNRMNSRSIFVKVVGKLPDSGDNEGLIIKVSKASAEKLGVLDQRFSAELIYGVSEK comes from the coding sequence ATGTTACGGAAGAAGATACTATTATTTATTGCAGGGATTTGCCTCCCGATATTCAGCCACGCTTTCAGTCCTGTTGATTCGATTGGAGTAGAAACCATCAAGGGAGCAAAATTTATCCGCTACCAGGTTGGTGAGGGAGATGGCTGGTATTCGATTGCAAAAAAATATGGTATCTCTTATTCGGAACTCCGTATCGCTAACAAGGATCGCGATGATAAATTGCTCAAAGGACAGGTTCTGCTGATTCCGGCCAAAGCAAAACCGACGGATCCAAGATTCCAGAAAAATTTTCAGGATAAAGCAAATCAGACAATTTCTTCCAACACAAAAAATTCCCGGGTAATACACAAAGTTGAAAAATCGGAAACCCTTTTCAGTATTTCCAAAAAATACAAGGTCACCGTTGATCAATTAAAAGCATGGAATCAGCTGAAAGATAATTCCATCAAATTAGGACAAGCGCTTACTGTTGGTATAAAAGAGCCTGATCAAAATGTCGAGACCGCTGAACAGCCGGAAAAGAAATCACCCGAGCCTGTAAAACATGAAACTCCTGATAAAACAGAAATCGGCACAGCACCTCAGGTTATCGAGCCAAAAAAAGTGGAGACAGTTATTGTAAAAACTGTTGCTCCGGAAAAACCAAAGATGGATCCCCGCAAGGAGGACAAGAAGTATGCCTTTTCTTCCGGCAGAAAAGAAGTGACAGAGCAGGGTGTAGCATCCTGGATCGAAGACGAAGAAATCAATCCGAATAAATATTACGCCCTTCACCGCAGCGCGCCAACCGGAACGATTATAAAAATCACCAACCGGATGAACAGTCGTTCTATTTTCGTAAAAGTTGTCGGCAAACTCCCTGATTCCGGCGACAACGAAGGACTCATCATCAAAGTCTCCAAAGCCAGTGCCGAAAAACTCGGAGTCCTCGACCAACGCTTTTCAGCCGAATTGATCTACGGCGTTTCGGAGAAATGA